From a single Nematostella vectensis chromosome 3, jaNemVect1.1, whole genome shotgun sequence genomic region:
- the LOC125561361 gene encoding uncharacterized protein LOC125561361 has product MKWTGRIFCLFCLLAAANSVNSLECAKFELGLSSKALFPDNHFTASSSYRDDYLPHLARYSNNLAAWGAKINDDPNDYLQIDLGRVYKICAVATKGHEKNNEFVDSYKVLYSMDNLNWGTYQETAGEDKVFERNQIHVSNSVKFELNTSVEAKFIRFVPVTVYGHKSMKVELFGELSNVCSGPLGLENGALDRSTFKASSHPDNAHLARLYSPKGWSAAHATQGQYLQIDLMSARTISGVAIQGCEGGWVSNYILQYGMTNSTWSEYKNEQDSDAHQFEGNKDAAQVRVNWFIRQLRARYIRINPTAWHSSICLRAELFGCQESCDQSPLGLEDHRISNSHITSSSKRDQNSPAHHGRLGFTSANAWCAANDDTQPWIQFDLGADHVVCAIATQGDSKSHSWVTSYKVMYSDDAAKWFHYSEAASGKVFAGNFDKSSVVKHQLNKPIRARYIRVSASKHRGSACLRVELYGSSQSVCSRTSGGIRIGGFIPDYNIRATSIYAPAYTGSSGRLNGPFGWAVGPDAGDDEYLEVDFGYPVVLCGMAIQGSGVIKNNEFVKSYKLQVSQDGRDWKFYSPKDDGEEFLIPGSKDRFDTAKHVLQRPVVAKFIRVYPVEFYSHKTMRIDAFGVRQGWRTPIGMAKTAHQVSSHALITSDDPAFNADAIRFGSGTSWCPENDPDTQASRYAQIDLGQNSVITGVATKGNGKDSWVTEFSVQFAENPTGTWFDIPQGNIEGNDAAVGTAVSWLREPVVARYVRVTPKSFEGNPCFALDLHGNRKPFVAPAPVILQASHSGTVSPSNSAEVTCTAYGVPGVVLNWSIRGQLVKPQPATKFSKGLAESRMKVTHGSAVSAKELGSCQQGDGEDKFKCVLDYTCTAFYHNEVSGGAHEKKTTLHANLYIPKPTTTPPPTAPPEPATKKHVSQPKPKHVAKKKKQHVKAGSNTLRAGLLAAVLAFIFTAIL; this is encoded by the exons ATGAAGTGGACGGGGCGAATTTTCTGCCTTTTCTGCCTTCTAGCGGCTGCAAATTCTGTCAACAGTTTGG AATGCGCAAAATTTGAGCTCGGTCTAAGCAGCAAGGCTCTGTTCCCGGACAATCATTTCACGGCATCAAGTAGTTATCGCGATGATTACCTTCCTCATCTTGCAAGATACAGCAACAATTTGGCCGCATGGGGTGCTAAGATCAATGACGATCCAAACGACTACCTGCAGATAGATCTCGGACGCGTATACAAGATTTGCGCCGTTGCCACCAAAGGACACGAGAAGAACAACGAGTTCGTCGACAGTTACAAAGTTCTGTACTCGATGGATAACTTAAACTGGGGCACTTACCAAGAAACGGCTGGCGAGGACAAG GTTTTCGAGAGGAACCAAATCCATGTTTCCAATTCAGTCAAGTTTGAGCTGAATACTTCTGTGGAAGCCAAGTTTATTCGGTTTGTACCGGTGACTGTCTACGGACACAAATCTATGAAAGTGGAGCTGTTCGGGGAACTATCCAATG TGTGCTCTGGACCACTTGGTCTCGAGAATGGCGCTCTTGACAGAAGCACTTTCAAGGCATCATCACATCCGGACAACGCCCACTTGGCCCGTTTGTATTCACCAAAAGGTTGGTCGGCTGCCCATGCAACCCAGGGCCAGTACCTCCAGATCGACTTGATGTCTGCGCGGACCATATCGGGCGTGGCTATCCAGGGATGTGAAGGAGGCTGGGTGTCTAACTATATTTTGCAGTATGGTATGACCAACAGCACTTGGAGCGAATACAAGAACGAACAGGATTCAGATGCG CACCAGTTTGAGGGGAATAAAGACGCTGCCCAGGTTCGCGTGAATTGGTTCATTAGGCAACTCCGAGCGAGATACATCCGTATCAACCCTACCGCCTGGCACTCCTCCATCTGTCTAAGGGCTGAATTGTTTGGGTGCCAAG AGTCTTGTGACCAATCTCCACTCGGCCTTGAAGACCACAGAATTTCAAACAGTCACATAACATCGTCTTCAAAGCGAGACCAGAACTCACCAGCACATCACGGTCGACTTGGTTTCACCTCGGCAAACGCTTGGTGCGCCGCTAATGATGACACGCAGCCTTGGATACAGTTCGACCTCGGCGCTGATCACGTGGTCTGTGCCATAGCAACCCAGGGGGACAGCAAATCACACTCATGGGTGACGTCATACAAAGTGATGTACTCTGACGATGCCGCGAAATGGTTTCATTATAGCGAGGCTGCGAGCGGGAAG GTCTTTGCCGGTAACTTTGACAAGAGTTCCGTGGTGAAACATCAGCTGAATAAGCCTATCAGAGCACGCTATATTCGCGTTTCAGCATCCAAGCACCGCGGTTCTGCATGTTTGAGGGTGGAGCTCTATGGATCGTCCCAGTCTG TCTGTTCACGAACATCTGGCGGTATCCGAATTGGGGGATTTATCCCTGACTATAACATTCGTGCAACCTCAATATACGCACCAGCTTACACAGGCTCCTCCGGAAGATTGAACGGTCCGTTTGGATGGGCGGTCGGTCCGGACGCAGGCGACGATGAATATCTTGAGGTGGActtcgggtaccctgtggtgttgTGCGGAATGGCTATTCAAGGCAGTGGGGTAATAAAGAACAACGAGTTTGTAAAATCGTACAAGCTTCAGGTGTCTCAGGATGGGAGAGACTGGAAGTTCTACTCACCCAAGGACGACGGCGAG GAGTTTCTTATTCCTGGAAGCAAAGATCGCTTCGATACCGCCAAGCACGTCCTACAGCGTCCTGTTGTGGCCAAGTTCATCCGAGTCtatcctgtggagttctactCACATAAAACCATGCGAATTGACGCCTTTGGTGTACGGCAAG GCTGGCGCACGCCAATCGGCATGGCAAAGACAGCACACCAAGTTTCAAGCCATGCTCTTATCACAAGTGATGACCCGGCGTTCAATGCTGACGCGATCCGCTTTGGCAGTGGGACCAGCTGGTGTCCAGAAAATGACCCGGACACACAGGCTTCCCGTTATGCTCAGATCGACCTTGGTCAGAACTCTGTTATTACAGGTGTAGCGACGAAAGGTAACGGGAAGGACAGTTGGGTGACCGAATTCAGTGTGCAGTTTGCTGAAAATCCGACGGGTACTTGGTTCGACATCCCGCAG GGTAACATCGAAGGTAACGATGCCGCAGTCGGGACGGCAGTCAGCTGGTTGCGGGAGCCTGTGGTAGCGCGCTATGTACGAGTCACGCCTAAGTCCTTTGAGGGAAATCCTTGCTTTGCACTCGATCTCCATGGCAACAGGAAGCCCTTCGTAG CCCCAGCTCCTGTAATTCTCCAAGCCTCTCACTCCGGTACAGTCTCGCCTTCGAACTCGGCTGAAGTCACTTGTACTGCGTATGGAGTTCCTGGCGTCGTGTTGAACTGGAGTATTCGCGGCCAACTCGTCAAACCTCAGCCTGCGACCAAATTCTCCAAAGGTCTCGCCGAGTCCCGAATGAAGGTGACACACGGGTCAGCGGTCAGCGCCAAAGAGCTCGGCTCTTGTCAGCAGGGGGACGGGGAGGATAAGTTCAAATGCGTTCTGGATTACACTTGCACTGCATTCTACCATAATGAGGTCAGCGGCGGTGCGCACGAGAAGAAGACCACATTGCACGCTAATCTAT ATATTCCCAAGCCGACTACTACTCCACCTCCAACAGCTCCGCCAGAGCCCGCGACGAAAAAACACGTCTCCCAACCCAAACCAAAGCATGTCGCTAAGAAGAAAAAGCAGCACGTCAAGGCAGGGAGCAATACACTCAGGGCAGGGCTTCTAGCAGCCGTCCTCGCATTTATTTTCACTGCTATTCTTTGA
- the LOC5504614 gene encoding uncharacterized protein LOC5504614: MRWHVVWCSAVLLICVSAQTNPNDDSGSETCVNRLELQQSQFQASSFADEASKPEHATLHGQEAWRAKPTSQSGEYLHIDLGRTMEVRRVLTQGDPRNDLWVKTFDIKFSADWKDWGRVNSSDDSGTFDGNNDRTSVNIHEVKFTARHIRIYPLTWNTGIALRVGLYGCSNLSCSRDPIGVAYKSVIPNEMVWAPSAGKKHHAHHGRLNSKRGAWCAVDGEDDVFLQIDLGQPHLLCAIAIQGNPVADLWVQSFLLRTSIDKTTWSWYREAINWRGTENTDNLKSNGKELFGSFDRNTVVTNTLVTVTVARYVQIFPKTFHGARCMRAELYGATMAACGMSPVGVEDMGLLPDHRITASSFYDSRFLPKNGRLNSKTAWATKRVDQDDYLQIDLGNPVVLCGVATQGGGPDYNEFVKRYLLETSMNGYKWVAYKTQDDRQAHLFPANQDKHRTSYNGLPVPIIAKFIRIFPKDHYVHKTMKVELYGVAAAGREAVGIEVTHKALPSISDNQLTAFSNLNNQTRASAGRLYGPSAWCAKEQERSQWFQADLLKVRAVIGIATQSAASPRTRAVETYRLKMGVTQDKWTYTEHLLGAWDDVTSVNWLSSAESARFVRFSAFTWSRMICMRVEVYAHDNIAPFKINMATIKGTLIAAPSSSATIRCVTNGDKHTRIVWKYAGGRDVTHLSSGQLYKAGEVISRMQVNFTSVDDFRRKYPCSHVTDHRVKCTLLYGCRADYGILAGLPVEKELHIELDIREPTTQPTETEVEPTTRPTAIEPTTPNTAEQRDDTSSSTAPRAWALLVLLLTLLIVVL; the protein is encoded by the exons ATGAGGTGGCACGTGGTATGGTGTTCAGCTGTTTTACTTATCTGCGTAAGCGCACAAACAAACCCAAATGATGACTCAGGCTCAG AGACGTGTGTAAATCGGCTGGAATTACAACAAAGCCAATTCCAAGCCAGCTCATTCGCTGACGAAGCCAGCAAGCCCGAGCATGCCACTCTTCACGGCCAAGAGGCATGGCGCGCCAAACCCACGTCTCAGTCAGGAGAGTACTTGCATATTGATCTTGGCCGCACGATGGAAGTTCGCCGCGTGCTTACTCAAGGGGACCCTCGCAATGACTTGTGGGTAAAGACGTTCGATATCAAGTTCAGCGCTGATTGGAAGGACTGGGGCAGAGTTAACTCTTCCGACGAC AGCGGCACATTTGACGGCAATAACGACAGGACAAGTGTCAACATCCACGAGGTGAAATTCACAGCGCGCCACATCCGTATTTACCCCTTGACGTGGAACACGGGCATTGCACTTAGAGTTGGGCTATACGGCTGCTCCA ATCTGAGTTGTAGCCGTGACCCTATTGGAGTCGCTTATAAGTCCGTCATCCCCAACGAGATGGTGTGGGCACCTTCTGCTGGCAAGAAGCATCACGCTCATCACGGCAGGCTGAATTCCAAGCGAGGTGCATGGTGTGCGGTAGATGGCGAGGACGATGTATTTCTACAG ATTGATCTCGGTCAGCCGCACTTGCTCTGCGCCATCGCCATCCAGGGGAACCCTGTGGCGGATCTGTGGGTCCAGTCTTTTCTCTTACGGACGTCAATTGATAAGACCACGTGGTCGTGGTATCGCGAGGCGATTAACTGGCGCGGTACGGAGAACACGGACAACCTGAAGAGCAACGGAAAG GAGTTGTTTGGAAGCTTTGATCGCAATACGGTCGTGACGAACACGCTGGTTACAGTAACCGTAGCCCGGTACGTGCAGATCTTCCCCAAGACCTTCCACGGGGCAAGATGCATGCGCGCGGAGCTGTATGGGGCGACAATGGCAG CATGTGGCATGTCTCCAGTTGGCGTCGAAGATATGGGTTTATTACCCGACCACAGGATAACAGCCTCTAGTTTCTACGACAGCCGCTTTTTACCGAAGAACGGCCGACTGAACAGCAAAACAGCTTGGGCAACTAAGAGAGTGGACCAAGATGATTACTTGCAAATCGACCTTGGGAACCCTGTTGTGTTATGCGGGGTGGCAACACAAGGCGGTGGCCCTGACTATAACGAGTTTGTAAAGCGCTACTTACTCGAGACGTCTATGAATGGATACAAGTGGGTCGCGTACAAGACACAAGACGATAGACAG GCACACCTTTTCCCAGCAAACCAAGATAAGCATCGAACTAGTTACAACGGGCTACCTGTGCCGATTATCGCCAAGTTTATTCGAATTTTTCCCAAGGATCACTATGTGCACAAGACTATGAAAGTGGAGCTGTACGGCGTGGCGGCAG CTGGCCGCGAAGCCGTGGGAATCGAAGTAACCCACAAAGCTTTACCTTCAATTTCTGACAACCAGCTTACAGCCTTCAGCAACCTCAATAACCAGACCAGAGCCAGTGCTGGTCGCCTGTATGGACCCAGCGCATGGTGTGCTAAGGAACAGGAGAGGTCGCAGTGGTTCCAAGCGGACCTGTTGAAAGTTCGTGCGGTGATCGGGATAGCGACTCAGTCTGCGGCTTCACCGCGAACACGGGCCGTAGAGACCTATCGCTTGAAGATGGGCGTGACACAAGACAAGTGGACTTATACTGAG catTTGCTTGGTGCCTGGGATGATGTGACCAGCGTGAATTGGTTATCGAGTGCGGAGTCTGCGCGCTTTGTGCGCTTCTCTGCTTTTACTTGGTCTAGGATGATCTGCATGCGAGTAGAGGTGTATGCACACGACAACA TTGCACCATTCAAGATCAACATGGCGACAATAAAAGGCACCCTTATTGCCGCACCATCCTCGTCTGCCACTATTCGCTGTGTTACTAATGGTGATAAGCATACCCGTATTGTCTGGAAATACGCCGGCGGACGCGACGTCACACATCTGTCCAGCGGTCAGCTTTACAAGGCGGGTGAAGTCATCAGCAGAATGCAAGTGAACTTCACTAGTGTTGATGACTTCCGGCGGAAGTACCCTTGTTCCCACGTGACTGATCACCGCGTCAAGTGCACGCTCTTGTACGGGTGTCGTGCAGATTACGGGATCCTCGCGGGTTTACCCGTAGAGAAAGAGCTCCACATTGAGCTAG ATATTAGAGAGCCTACAACGCAGCCAACCGAAACTGAAGTCGAGCCCACAACGAGGCCAACAGCTATTGAACCTACAACGCCAAACACAGCAGAACAGCGAGATGACACTAGCTCGTCTACCGCACCGAGGGCCTGGGCTCTACTCGTCCTTCTTTTGACTTTATTGATTGTCGTTCTTTGA